The nucleotide window CAGCAGGCACAGTCCCGCGCCGACGATCGACAGGCCGAGCCCGTACCCGGTGCTCGTCGGCGCCTGCACGAGCTGCGCCGTGACCAGGGAGTTGGCGTAGAAGGAGAATCCGACGAGCAGGGCGGTCAGATGAGGCAGCGCGACGCTCGGGCGGGCGGCCAGCCGCAGGTCGACCAGCGGTCGTCCGGCCCGCAGTTGCTGCCACCACCACAGGGCCAGTACGAGCACGAAACCCGTGAACAGGGAGACGACCGGCACACCGGTCCAGCCCCACTCACCGCCCTGCGAGACCGCCAGCAGCAGGCAGATCAACAACGTGGCCAGGCCGAGGGCACCGAGCGTGTCGAACCGGCCCGGCTGCCGTACGGCCGACTCGTCCACCGCCCACCGGGCGAGCGCCAGCCCGGCCGCTCCGAGCGCGGCCGACACCCAGAACATGGTGTGCCAGTCCGCGTACTCGACGACCAGCGCGGCGAGCGGCAGGCCCAGCGCCGCGCCGATCCCGACCGTGGAACTCATCAGGGCGACGGCGGAGACGGTGCGCTCGGGCGGCAGGACGTCGCGGAGGATGCCGATGGAGAGCGGCACCACGGCCGCGGCGGCGCCCTGCAGCGCCCGGGCCGCGATGAGCACCCGGATGTCCGAGGTCAGGGCGCACAGCACCGAGCCCGCCGTCATCAGCGAGAGGGCGAGGAGCAGGACGCGCTTCTTGCCGTACATGTCGCCGGCGCGGCCCAGTACCGGCGTGAGCACTGCGCCCGCGAGGAGGGTCGCGGTGACGGTCCACGACACGGCGGCCGCGGTGGAACCGGTGAGCCGCGGCAGGTCGGGGAGCAGCGGTACGACGGCGGTCTGCATCACCGCCATCAGGATGCCGCCGTACGCGAGGACCGGGACCGTCAGGCGGACGCGCAGCCTCTCCAGGGACGAGACCCCGCCGACGGCGGACGGTTGCGCGGGCAGCGGCGGCGGATCCTGCATGGCACTTCCCTGGACGAGACAAGGCGGGGGTGAACAGCCATTCACCCTAGTCGATGAATCGTCGTTCACCTACCGTTCGATTCCGCGGGTGAATTCCTGTTCACCCGCCGAAAAACGCCCGTCCGTGATTCCGGCGCGGATTCACCGACCGTTACGGCGTGCCGGGGCCGGCGCCCGCCGTGCGCTCGGCGTCGAGGTCCCGGACGACCCCGCCGACCTTCGTCCGCAGGAACTCGAGCATCTTGGGCTTCGCGCTGATGGCCCACTGCGGGCCGACGAGGTACCTGCCTCCGTAGATCGCCGCGCTGTCGAGCCAGGTCAGCTTGTACTTCTCCGCGGGAAAGGTCGTGATGAGGTAATCGCCGCCGGTCGTGTGGCAGACGCCTTCGCGCAGTTCGTCGGCGTCGGTGCGGATCTTGACCTTGCAGCCGGTCAGGGCGGCGATCACCTCGACCTTCGCCGGTGCCACGACCCCGGCCGAGGGGGCGGACACCGCGGGGGTCCTTGCCCGCCCGTCGTCCGTGGAGCCGTCGTCCTCGTCCCCGCCGCAGGCGGTGGCGAGCGTCAGCAGCGCCAGGCCGCCGGCCAGTGCGGCGCCGCGCGCCGTGCGGGCGCCGAGGGTGCGGCCGGTACGTCCTCGCTGTGGCTGGTGTGGCACATGCCTCTCCGTATC belongs to Streptomyces sp. V3I8 and includes:
- a CDS encoding MFS transporter encodes the protein MQDPPPLPAQPSAVGGVSSLERLRVRLTVPVLAYGGILMAVMQTAVVPLLPDLPRLTGSTAAAVSWTVTATLLAGAVLTPVLGRAGDMYGKKRVLLLALSLMTAGSVLCALTSDIRVLIAARALQGAAAAVVPLSIGILRDVLPPERTVSAVALMSSTVGIGAALGLPLAALVVEYADWHTMFWVSAALGAAGLALARWAVDESAVRQPGRFDTLGALGLATLLICLLLAVSQGGEWGWTGVPVVSLFTGFVLVLALWWWQQLRAGRPLVDLRLAARPSVALPHLTALLVGFSFYANSLVTAQLVQAPTSTGYGLGLSIVGAGLCLLPSGVTMLFLSPVSARISMARGPRVTLALGAAVIAFGYAIRIADSRDLWVIVLGGTIVSAGTALAYSALPTLILGAVPAAQTGSASGVNVLMRTIGQAVCSAAVAAVLVHHTHLVGGLPLPGLRGYLLAFAMAGAVALAGCAMALSIPVGGEPANAGRWSGRRGRSADTLLEGAGES